Proteins from a genomic interval of Cuculus canorus isolate bCucCan1 chromosome 17, bCucCan1.pri, whole genome shotgun sequence:
- the MVK gene encoding mevalonate kinase encodes MPELRERGRVVSAPGKVILHGEHAVVHGKVALAVALDLRTFLQLRPCEDDRVCIHLPGVSVKRSWDTSSLQALCRGFAADFDGPKSPSAEQLDTLREFAGIAAGASAPESLATLAFLYMCLAISSKYGDVPSVDILVWSELPTGAGLGSSAAYAVCLAAALLMACGAISCPLKEGDSTARWTEEELTLINSWAFQGERVIHGNPSGVDNAVGTWGGALRYQSGEITPLKRVPTLRILLTNTKVPRSTKVLVAGVKEKILKFPAIMNPVLDSIDAISQECQSVLEVMPANPSPEYYPVLEELFDINQHHLNVIGVGHPSLDRLCRVTASHGLHSKLTGAGGGGCGITLLRPDTSPLAVEAAKRDLCACGFECWETNIGAPGVTLHHSSSLNAEVLHALSES; translated from the exons ATGCCGGAGCTGCGGGAGCGCGGCCGGGTGGTGTCGGCGCCGGGGAAGGTGATCCTGCATGGGGAGCACGCCGTGGTGCACGGCAAG GTGGCCTTGGCCGTGGCACTGGACCTGAGGACCTTCCTCCAGCTGCGTCCCTGTGAGGATGACAGGGTGTGCATCCACCTGCCTGGTGTCAGCGTCAAGAGGAGCTGGGATACCTCCAGCCTCCAGGCCCTGTGCAGGGGGTTTGCAG CTGACTTTGATGGCCCTAAGTCCCCCAGTGCAGAACAGCTGGATACACTGAGAGAGTTTGCTGGAATCGCTGCCGGAGCCTCAGCTCCCGAGAGCCTCGCTACTCTTGCCTTTCTGTATATGTGCCTGGCTATTTCATCTAAGTATGG AGACGTTCCCAGCGTGGACATCCTGGTGTGGTCCGAGCTGCCCACGGGAGCTGGGCTAGGTTCGAGTGCTGCGTATGCCGTTTGCttggcagcagccctgctgatgGCGTGCGGAGCCATCTCCTGCCCGCTGAAGgagggagactccacagccAG gTGGACAGAAGAAGAGTTGACTCTCATTAACAGCTGGGCTTTCCAGGGGGAGCGGGTGATCCACGGCAATCCCTCTGGTGTGGATAATGCTGTTGGAACTTGGG GTGGAGCCCTGAGATACCAGTCAGGAGAAATCACACCCTTAAAGAG GGTACCGACACTGCGGATCTTGCTGACCAACACAAAAGTTCCTCGAAGCACCAAGGTCCTGGTGGCTGGTGTCAAAGAGAAGATCCTGAAG TTCCCTGCTATAATGAACCCAGTGCTGGACTCCATCGATGCAATTTCTCAGGAGTGCCAAAGTGTTCTGGAAGTGATGCCTGCAAATCCATCACCGGAGTATTACCCTGTGCTGGAG GAACTCTTTGATATAAATCAACACCACTTAAATGTGATCGGAGTTGGCCATCCCTCCCTGGACAGGCTGTGCCGGGTGACGGCATCCCACGGCCTGCATAGCAAGCTGACTGGAGCTGGCGGAGGCGGCTGTGGCATCACCCTGCTGAGACCAG ATACCTCCCCGCTGGCCGTGGAAGCAGCCAAGCGAGACTTATGTGCCTGTGGATTTGAATGCTGGGAGACCAATATCGGGGCCCCCGGAGTGACCCTGCACCACTCCTCGTCTTTAAATGCTGAAGTGCTGCACGCGCTCTCCGAGAGTTAA
- the MMAB gene encoding corrinoid adenosyltransferase MMAB isoform X2, translating into MLRRAVGWGLRRPLWAVGRQRSGAGSPDGDDPDTNRPRSDRAPRIYTRTGDAGFSSTFTGERRPKGDRIFEALGATDELNSAIGLAGEFSSEKGHTFVEQLHKVQCMLQDVGSNIATPLSSAREAHLKRTSFSEKPILELEQWIDSYSEQLPPLRAFILPCGSVSTSRGSRSKRGQILEQVKKMKSHLLLCASGVCLVVFPSFWDKTVGFYFSKSFLSKQDL; encoded by the exons ATGTTGCGGCGAGCGGTGGGATGGGGCCTGCGGAGGCCGCTGTGGGCGGTGGGGCGGCagcggagcggggcgggcag CCCCGATGGGGACGACCCCGACACCAACCGCCCCCGCAGCGACCGGGCCCCGAGGATCTACACGAGGACCGGAGATGCAG gcttctccagcaccttcacTGGAGAGCGGAGGCCGAAGGGGGACCGGATCTTTGAGGCCCTGGGAGCCACCGACGAACTGAACTCAGCCATCGG GCTTGCTGGTGAATTTAGCAGTGAAAAGGGCCACACCTTTGTTGAACAGCTTCATAAA GTCCAGTGTATGCTGCAGGATGTGGGCTCCAACATCGCGACGCCGCTCTCCTCAGCCAGGGAGGCTCACTTAA AAAGAACGTCTTTCAGTGAGAAGCCAATTCTGGAGCTGGAGCAGTGGATTGACAGTTACTCAGAGCAGCTTCCTCCACTCAGAGCTTTCATCTTGCCA TGTGGTTCCGTTAGTACAAGCAGGGGAAGCAGATCCAAACGTGGCCAAATACttgaacaggtaaaaaaaatgaaatcccaCCTGTTACTCTGTGCTTCTGGAGTGTGTCTGGTGGTGTTCCCTTCGTTTTGGGATAAAACAgtggggttttatttctcaaaaagCTTCCTTTCAAAGCAAGATCTTTGA
- the MMAB gene encoding corrinoid adenosyltransferase MMAB isoform X3 gives MLRRAVGWGLRRPLWAVGRQRSGAGSPDGDDPDTNRPRSDRAPRIYTRTGDAGFSSTFTGERRPKGDRIFEALGATDELNSAIGLAGEFSSEKGHTFVEQLHKVQCMLQDVGSNIATPLSSAREAHLKRTSFSEKPILELEQWIDSYSEQLPPLRAFILPCGSVSTSRGSRSKRGQILEQTERLSLCSGTLRCDEGREGGENIYKA, from the exons ATGTTGCGGCGAGCGGTGGGATGGGGCCTGCGGAGGCCGCTGTGGGCGGTGGGGCGGCagcggagcggggcgggcag CCCCGATGGGGACGACCCCGACACCAACCGCCCCCGCAGCGACCGGGCCCCGAGGATCTACACGAGGACCGGAGATGCAG gcttctccagcaccttcacTGGAGAGCGGAGGCCGAAGGGGGACCGGATCTTTGAGGCCCTGGGAGCCACCGACGAACTGAACTCAGCCATCGG GCTTGCTGGTGAATTTAGCAGTGAAAAGGGCCACACCTTTGTTGAACAGCTTCATAAA GTCCAGTGTATGCTGCAGGATGTGGGCTCCAACATCGCGACGCCGCTCTCCTCAGCCAGGGAGGCTCACTTAA AAAGAACGTCTTTCAGTGAGAAGCCAATTCTGGAGCTGGAGCAGTGGATTGACAGTTACTCAGAGCAGCTTCCTCCACTCAGAGCTTTCATCTTGCCA TGTGGTTCCGTTAGTACAAGCAGGGGAAGCAGATCCAAACGTGGCCAAATACttgaacag ACTGAGCGACTATCTCTTTGTTCTGGCACGTTACGCTGCgatgaaggaagggaaggaggagaaaatatatataaggCCTGA
- the MMAB gene encoding corrinoid adenosyltransferase MMAB isoform X1, whose translation MLRRAVGWGLRRPLWAVGRQRSGAGSPDGDDPDTNRPRSDRAPRIYTRTGDAGFSSTFTGERRPKGDRIFEALGATDELNSAIGLAGEFSSEKGHTFVEQLHKVQCMLQDVGSNIATPLSSAREAHLKRTSFSEKPILELEQWIDSYSEQLPPLRAFILPSGGKSSAALHFSRAVCRRAERCVVPLVQAGEADPNVAKYLNRLSDYLFVLARYAAMKEGKEEKIYIRPDP comes from the exons ATGTTGCGGCGAGCGGTGGGATGGGGCCTGCGGAGGCCGCTGTGGGCGGTGGGGCGGCagcggagcggggcgggcag CCCCGATGGGGACGACCCCGACACCAACCGCCCCCGCAGCGACCGGGCCCCGAGGATCTACACGAGGACCGGAGATGCAG gcttctccagcaccttcacTGGAGAGCGGAGGCCGAAGGGGGACCGGATCTTTGAGGCCCTGGGAGCCACCGACGAACTGAACTCAGCCATCGG GCTTGCTGGTGAATTTAGCAGTGAAAAGGGCCACACCTTTGTTGAACAGCTTCATAAA GTCCAGTGTATGCTGCAGGATGTGGGCTCCAACATCGCGACGCCGCTCTCCTCAGCCAGGGAGGCTCACTTAA AAAGAACGTCTTTCAGTGAGAAGCCAATTCTGGAGCTGGAGCAGTGGATTGACAGTTACTCAGAGCAGCTTCCTCCACTCAGAGCTTTCATCTTGCCA TCGGGCGGTAAAAGCAGCGCTGCTCTCCATTTTTCCCGAGCTGTCTGCCGCCGAGCTGAGAGGTG TGTGGTTCCGTTAGTACAAGCAGGGGAAGCAGATCCAAACGTGGCCAAATACttgaacag ACTGAGCGACTATCTCTTTGTTCTGGCACGTTACGCTGCgatgaaggaagggaaggaggagaaaatatatataaggCCTGACCCTTAA